The sequence CCTAGAGAAGATGTAATTCTTCAAAATGATATTCCATCTGAGCTATATATAGTTGTTTCTGGAGCAGCTGTAGGTTACATTCTCACAATCTTGCATTTCCcttttcatatctatcatgttTCCTGATTTGTTATATTCTTTCGTAAGCATATGAGATCTAAACTGGGACAAATATTGCATTGCAGGATTTAATCTTTACGGATCGTTCAAATTCAGAAAAGGCAAGTTCTAGATTAGGTCACAATTAAGAATTTGGTGGATATTTGCATGAATGTCTACTAAAATATTGAACAGTGTAGGTTCTAGAGTGTTGTTCAAAGTAACCGAATTGAAAATTAGAGGAGGGTTACACATTTGTTCTAGTGCTTGTGATAAAACTTGAAAGCTATTTTTGTAAGTGAACATAACAAAGTTTTATGGAAATCTTCTTTCACTTTCATTTGATCATCTGGTATCATTTCCTATATAAGGTAATTCTTTTTTGGGGTCCAGATTCTCCAATCAGCTGCGCCAGGGGATATAGTTGGAGAGATCGGAATCCTGTTCAATATTCCACAGCCATTTACAGTCAGAACAAGGAAGCTTTCTCAACTTCTAAGACTTAATAGGAACGTTTTGACCAATCTGATACATTTAAATATTTCAGATGGAAGGACTATTGCCAGCAACCTTTTTGAGGTTCCCAAACATCTAAACTCTGGGACTTATGGATTTTTCCTTTGCTGCAATATACTTTATTCAATGAAAACTATTTTGTAATCTTGAAAGTGCATTCTTTAGGCATATTGAGGAAAAACATTATTAGCCCTCTTTTAAAAGATGGCGAAGATAACTGTTACATTTTCTCATCTTCTACAGCATCTGAAGCAGCTTAAAGGAGCAATTTTAGAGCATCTGCCATCCGAAATACAGTCTGCTTATACAGAAAGGGATGCAGATTTGCCAGTAAGCCTCAGTTATCTAGCTTCAAAGGGGAATGCCCGATTCATGGAAGAACTTCTGAAAAGAGGATACAATCCTAATGATACAAATTATAATGGCCGCACTCCTCTGGTTAGTCAATGTTTTTATAACCTCTTATTGTCAATAGGCCAATGTTTTTGATTTTATGAAttgatatttaaaaaataaaactacttgTTATTCTAGATTAGATAGTCTATGAAATTTTTGATCATTATTGTTTTGAATCACATTTCATCTTCTTAGAACTCTCTttcattctgatgatgaatcatggaatGCAATTCAAAACGTTTATGCACAATCTAGATCTCCTTAGAAATCTCTTTCATCTTGACGACAAATCACTTCGAAATATTGATAATAAAAAATttcatacacaatctaatccaaaaaaagACACATCATTAGAGTGATGCAGCTAGCAGTAGCACTGAGCAGCACAGATATTATTTTTCATGTGATTGTTTAGAGCCTTCTGTTTCTTTCTTTGCAGCATATTGCAAGTGCTTATGGATTCATGGACTGTGTGCAATTGCTGCTTGATTATGGAGCGGATCCCAATACTAGAGGTTTGATTAAACATTGCTTTGGATGTCTATGCTGCATATTTATACCCAGCTACTTTGTTTTAAATTTATGTCACCTCGGTGTGAGAAGAAATATGTTTGTTTTTGTTAGGCCTTCGTTTGTGTTGCGGTAGATCCCAGTAGAATTCCCTTTGGCCTAATGAAATCTGATTAACATAAGTGATTTATAGGATAAGCAATTATATTTTGGGTTTCCTTTTCAATCTTATATTATCATGCATTCCAAGTAATATTTATTGAACATGGCACAGATGAAGAAGGAATCACAGCCCTTCATTTAGCTGTCTCTGAGGGAAAAGAAGAAACTGTAAAGTTGCTCTTGGATAACGGGGCAGACATGACCCTACCAGATGTCAATGATCAGACACCCATTGACCTAGCTGAGCAGCAGTCACACAAGAGAATCCTTACATTGCTACCAAATACTCAAAAATTGTTTGAATGCAATCATGTAAGgggtccctttgtaaaatctccTTCTAATAAAGTTCTTATCAAGGAACAGATTGGCCTCAGAGTACAAAACCTAAACCAAATTCAAAAAAGTACAACATTCCCTCTGGTCAGCAACCATGCTATTCCTTTGCCTGCAATTAATTCGTTCCAGAATAAGCATATTGAAAAACTGGATGATTTTCACCATTCATTGTTTGGCATGTTTGCACGGGAGATGAGCATGATTTCTGCAACCAAGGATCCGAACTTCAACTCAAGCTCCAACTCTTTGCATCCTCGATCAGTTGCAGGTTCACCCAAAAGAGTAACAATACACTTATCTCATCCAAGCACTCAGAAATCAGATATACTACGAAGAAAATTGATTGCTTTGCCACCCTCACTGGAGGAACTATTGCAAGTAGCAGGTAGAGTGGTGATTTTACATTATATTTcgattgctaacatgtgttgttTTAATTCTGAGCAAATTCAGAATCCATTTTTCAAAATATTATCTCTTCAACAATATGCCTTGATGTACTTGATAACAGGGCAAACATTTGGATACAGAGCAGCTATCGTACTGAGCCAAGATGGTGCAGAGATCGATGATATCAATGTAATCAGGGACAATGAGCATTTATATTTTTGTTAATTAATTTTATAAGATCAGTTTCAAATAGCAATATAAAAAAGATCAGATGATCATCTTGATCTGACAATATAGCAAAGATAAGGGTTAATCTGGAATTAGCAAATATGAAAAGGAGTATTAATTTATATACTACATTACGGTTTTGCAAAAATTGTAATGTTCGCCTTACATCATTCGAATTTTACATTAACCTGGACTCAACAATGTTTTATTGATATATTTTGGAAACGTTTTTTTTTACTTCACCAATCTTACTGATTCAAATAATTACTTATAGGCATACATGTATAAAGTTTATTGTAGAAAATGCTACACTAGGATTAGAGATGATTGATCATGGTAGAGCATCCGAGTAGCAAATGGGTGCTTTTAAAAAAATCCTAGCTGCTTCATGAAAAAGATTCAACATGATATCAGAGCTAGGTCTAGGCTAAGAGCCTTAAGCACATAAGTGTGGATCAAGGGGGAGTGTTGGAGAATGAATTTGAAGCAGAAGCATCCAAGGATGTAAGGCAATCCTAcatcatccaaacaagtgtttacTTTTAATTCAGTTAATGTTAGGTGAGTAAAATTAAATGCAAGCATCTATAGGTCTCCGTATACCTAGGAAAATGTCCAAGGGCATATGGGggttgaaattatttaatatttgtggtcTATGTCTAAAAACTGTAAGGAAAGAACAACACGGAAACACCTTCCACAGTATTAAATTCAAAGAGGAGAAAAGCAGGGGTGACTTTTAATTTCATATTACAGTCATTAAGATGCACATTTCCAGAATAACAGAGCAGAACAGAACAAGATTCATAAACACAAAATTAACACTAGATTttcacatgggaaaacccttacaagtgaaaaacccacacaccaaagaaATAATCACTTGTATTATAGTAAATCAAATTTTCATACAAGTTACAGATTAATCGCTCTGAATCAGTCTCTGTTCAGGTAACATACACATTCCAGATCGAATTAGACCCACATAGATTATAGGCACAACATTCTGCAATTTGACAATCAACAAAACCATCAACTAGCCAATAGACCAACTTTTGCAACTAATTGATCCACTTCCAACCTACCTACAACCATTTCTTCAGATGATTTATATCTCTATCAAGAAAAACGGTTTGTTTCAGTTTACTGGCCCAACTATCAAACTTCTTCAGTTATCAAAAACACAGTGTGTAATCTACACCGAATTCCAACCACACTCCACAGTTTTCAGCTTAGACCAATTATCGACATCCAACCCAGCAAGTCAAACCGAGTCACATGTGGTCCCTACTGAATCTCAAAGGCTATCAACAACTGTTCCCATTCAGACCAATCATCGGCTTCCAACTTAGCATGACAACATGAGTTAGTCGTGGTCCCCACCAAGACTATCGCTGATCGGTATAGAATCGGAATTTGACACTAAAATAGCTTTGCCGAAAACTCAAGTTATACTGATAACATGAGTCAGCCATGGTCCCCACCAAGACTATTGCTTATTGACATAGAAATGGAAATCAACATTAAAATAACTTTACCAAAAACTCAAGTTATACCGATAACATGAGTCAGTTGTGGTCACCACCAAGACTATTGCTTATCAGCATAGAATAAAAAATCGACATTAAAATAACTTTATCGAAAACTCAAGTTATACCGATAACACTTTTTTGCCACGACACTGAACAATGTTATCGCAAAGATCTCATCGTAGAAAAAAGTGACTTATCTAACTCTAAGGTTACTTCGAAAAAGCCTTCTACACCCAATATTGCCAAGACTTATTCAAGTCTACTCGAACTCGTTGCATCTCTAGCTGTGTGTAAACCATAAAAGGTATTTAGACACCTTTGGAGCTAGTTGACAACATGAAAGTTTTCCACACTAAACTGCTTATTGCAGAAACCAAATGCCATCTGATCGAGATTTCAACCAATAAGTTTGAGGCACGCTTcctcaacaaatttttttttattttttatgagtgGCACATTAGtatattatttctaatgcaaaGTCAAGAGAATCCACATCTTGTTGTGGATTTGGGGAAGGCGAAGAAGTAAGCTTTGACATGTCTTGGTGGGTGTAAAGAAGAATGGGAAAAGACACCTTTCTAGGTATTTGAACAATTGAAGAGACAACACCTTAGGAACCTTCCTAGGGAAGTTGAAGGGTCATCTATTAACTATGTGTTGCATTTCTTGATTGCTATGTGTTgctctccaagagagggtgtggaatTTCCAAAAGGAACGAGAATGCTATAAAAGAAAGGCTTCAACCAGTGGTTAAGCATTTAGAGTTGAGTTCTTCTCTTCATAGATAAAGAGTAGTAAGGGTGTAGAAGAGTAGTTTGTAGCTCCAACTTGCAAAGTTGTAAAGCCTAAGTGGCTAATATTTtgtaattgatgaatttgcatttcattttattgAGAAATAGAAGACAAGTTATTTCTTGCAAATTTGTTTTATCCTCTTTGTTATGATATGCATGAATAATGGTGGTATAACCCTCATCTAGTGTAACAAAACATGTGTTTTGGGTGTTTTAGGGGAGTCCCCTACATCATTGTATCAAATCTAATGTTCCTAAGCATGTAGATAGAGCTTTGGATGTGAGGTAGTCTTGCACCATGATCTATGGTGGAGTGTGTGAGTTGTTGCAAAATGGTGTTCTTGAGCGTGCAGACAAATCATCAAACATGAATTAGTCTTGTACCGAGATAGGTGATCAAGTGTGTATATGAGCAAGTTACAAGAGGAGTTATGTAAAGAAGTTGTGGAGCAATTTTTCCTGAGTGTGTAAATAGGTTATCAAACATGAGGTAGTTTGCACCAAGATTTGAGAGTGTTAGTAAGAcaatttgtgtagaggatttgagAGGTTGAAgatggaaaagaggaagaagaaaatgacatttttcattggaTGGATTTTAAGAATTTATGTGCAAGCTtaagaggaaagagagaagattAAGAGATAGAATGATACAGATACATCACCAAATAGAATATATATAATAGTGGAGGCTTAAAAGATACCACAAAAGAGAAAAGCAAAGAAGAAAAGAGATGTGGGTAATTTTCTTTCTAATGTTTTTTTATTGCAAGAAAGAAGATGTAGCATAGTGCCTTGCATGTGGCACAAAAGAAAAGGTTGTAGTAGAGGACTTGGAAAGTCTAATATTCAATGGAGATGAAGAAGAGTAAATACAACATAAACATGTTTGTTGGAAGGCATGAAGAATGAGATCCCTTGTTTGACACacaaatcaagaaagatgagaatTTCAAAAGAATAAATAGATTCTTGGAAATTGAACATGAAAAGGAGGAGGAGGTGTTGTAGTAGAGGAAAGTCTTTGTGAAAGCTTGGAAATATTGACAATAGAGGAAGAAAGTAAAGAAAGAGTTGTAGCAAAAGATGAAGTTGCAAGTCTATAGACATTAAGAGTTTGGAAAGTGAGGTCACAATAGAGACATGTCTTTGGGAAGGaatgaaagaagaaaaaagaaagaggTTGTAGTTATGGATGGTGTTTTAGTAGagacaaagaaatatgaagatgaagaagaagttatGAAATTTATGTTATGAAAATATACGATGCAGAATTATgtaaagaaaacaataaacaatCAACACATAGCTTCAcatggaaaaaaatggtaaaaaaataATCGAAAAAAACCACAAGAAAATATCTTTTGTATTGCATTTCTCAAGAATTTTCACAACTACAACAATATTCAAAAAGTCTATACAAAAAGTGACTTCTTGTAGCATATGATGTATGAGTTGCAAAGTCCTAATTGAAGACAACACTCCAAAAATAGAAAGTATGACTCAAGCAACTAAATGTTGAACATGTCAAAATGGCTAAAAATAGTAAGCCCCCATAAAACTTTTCCACTATAGCCAACCCCTGTGCAACCCCCAACCTTTATCCTTTGACTTAAAGCTTATTTCTTCAAATGATAACATCAAGCACAAATTGGAGGTAcctactgttggtattttggtatggttttgtcattgatgtcaacacctactaaaacactagcactttggagatctagcagcattcatcggcaagcaagtaactattgcacagttactggtatatggttcaccgacaggatataatgatcaccgacacttggaatgatatggaagacacttggtaacatcaaagacatcgtgtggacatcttatcttaactaattaatcattgatatattcatatttgcatatttgcttttaccggtaaataggtccagggttatctagggttacaccgataggtttatcttttccagatcagcatggcacgctatgaaaatgattaattattgttgaaaatgcattaagccgacatgttcaatcagttattgcatcggatattatattgtttgtaaaaagttttttattgtaatatcttgtagagccgacctactaaaattggttttaggttatggtataaaggtaagatcttatttgtaagatcaagtgtggaatgcgaaaaagaattgtgtgaaggtgtatgcgagattaagcagtgcaatacacgcagacatcatttgaaggtgaagttaagtttttgtgaaagcatatcaacattacactggtactgaatccagcatatgaagatgctattttgtgcagtacattcttattggatttaaccatccaactgtagtcagtctgactcccattttgtgattgagcagtgagctctaggctgttggcctttctgcatgtgcagaccccatttatgtacacttactatctgcagtagtataatttgattgtgggtaaggtttcccaccgtggtttttccccttacagggtttccacatacaaatattggtgttatgtgttgtggatgactttgtgtttatgtttcatgcattaatctttactggtatagcaattaactattaaaactgtctaccgacatacttaattggtttaccggtattaagcattcaGTTGGTTAagatatttttggtttgaatttattagacaactaattcacccccccctctcagctgtctccgggacctaacacctaCTATAGTGATGGATTTTGTTGAAGGTTGTGTACAACCTAAAATGATGGTTGTACCATCTAACTCCATTTTGTAAGACT is a genomic window of Cryptomeria japonica chromosome 7, Sugi_1.0, whole genome shotgun sequence containing:
- the LOC131074295 gene encoding potassium channel KAT3 isoform X2 produces the protein MGEKRRHFGISCYNLCNEGEESNSGRSYSFSSSFLPPLGVATSNWRLQLRKNIISPFEPWYRWWCLFLIVLVIYSAWISPFELAFVPKPGKALIVMDNVVNGFFFIDIIMTFFVAYLDRTTYLWEDKPKNIAIRLEKDVRLNYFWTRCIKLICVTLFAVHCGGCFYYLLARRNSDPKSTWIGNAYPNFKQESLWTLYVSSMYWSITTLSTVGYGDLHAKNTGEMVFTIAYMLFNLGLQAYLIGNMTNLVVHGTNRTFNFRDALNATSDFCDRNRLPQTLKEQILGHMRLKFKTEALQQQTVAGLPRAIQSTIAQHLFYSITQKVYLFHGVSDDFIMQMVTEMVAEYIPPREDVILQNDIPSELYIVVSGAADLIFTDRSNSEKILQSAAPGDIVGEIGILFNIPQPFTVRTRKLSQLLRLNRNVLTNLIHLNISDGRTIASNLFEHLKQLKGAILEHLPSEIQSAYTERDADLPVSLSYLASKGNARFMEELLKRGYNPNDTNYNGRTPLHIASAYGFMDCVQLLLDYGADPNTRDEEGITALHLAVSEGKEETVKLLLDNGADMTLPDVNDQTPIDLAEQQSHKRILTLLPNTQKLFECNHVRGPFVKSPSNKVLIKEQIGLRVQNLNQIQKSTTFPLVSNHAIPLPAINSFQNKHIEKLDDFHHSLFGMFAREMSMISATKDPNFNSSSNSLHPRSVAGSPKRVTIHLSHPSTQKSDILRRKLIALPPSLEELLQVAGQTFGYRAAIVLSQDGAEIDDINVIRDNEHLYFC
- the LOC131074295 gene encoding potassium channel KAT3 isoform X1, with amino-acid sequence MGEKRRHFGISCYNLCNEGEESNSGRSYSFSSSFLPPLGVATSNWRLQLRKNIISPFEPWYRWWCLFLIVLVIYSAWISPFELAFVPKPGKALIVMDNVVNGFFFIDIIMTFFVAYLDRTTYLWEDKPKNIAIRYLKTWFLFDVISTVPFHEATSYIFSGKHKWGISYGLLEMTRLWRLRRVSALFARLEKDVRLNYFWTRCIKLICVTLFAVHCGGCFYYLLARRNSDPKSTWIGNAYPNFKQESLWTLYVSSMYWSITTLSTVGYGDLHAKNTGEMVFTIAYMLFNLGLQAYLIGNMTNLVVHGTNRTFNFRDALNATSDFCDRNRLPQTLKEQILGHMRLKFKTEALQQQTVAGLPRAIQSTIAQHLFYSITQKVYLFHGVSDDFIMQMVTEMVAEYIPPREDVILQNDIPSELYIVVSGAADLIFTDRSNSEKILQSAAPGDIVGEIGILFNIPQPFTVRTRKLSQLLRLNRNVLTNLIHLNISDGRTIASNLFEHLKQLKGAILEHLPSEIQSAYTERDADLPVSLSYLASKGNARFMEELLKRGYNPNDTNYNGRTPLHIASAYGFMDCVQLLLDYGADPNTRDEEGITALHLAVSEGKEETVKLLLDNGADMTLPDVNDQTPIDLAEQQSHKRILTLLPNTQKLFECNHVRGPFVKSPSNKVLIKEQIGLRVQNLNQIQKSTTFPLVSNHAIPLPAINSFQNKHIEKLDDFHHSLFGMFAREMSMISATKDPNFNSSSNSLHPRSVAGSPKRVTIHLSHPSTQKSDILRRKLIALPPSLEELLQVAGQTFGYRAAIVLSQDGAEIDDINVIRDNEHLYFC
- the LOC131074295 gene encoding potassium channel AKT1 isoform X3, which produces MGEKRRHFGISCYNLCNEGEESNSGRSYSFSSSFLPPLGVATSNWRLQLRKNIISPFEPWYRWWCLFLIVLVIYSAWISPFELAFVPKPGKALIVMDNVVNGFFFIDIIMTFFVAYLDRTTYLWEDKPKNIAIRYLKTWFLFDVISTVPFHEATSYIFSGKHKWGISYGLLEMTRLWRLRRVSALFARLEKDVRLNYFWTRCIKLICVTLFAVHCGGCFYYLLARRNSDPKSTWIGNAYPNFKQESLWTLYVSSMYWSITTLSTVGYGDLHAKNTGEMVFTIAYMLFNLGLQAYLIGNMTNLVVHGTNRTFNFVTEMVAEYIPPREDVILQNDIPSELYIVVSGAADLIFTDRSNSEKILQSAAPGDIVGEIGILFNIPQPFTVRTRKLSQLLRLNRNVLTNLIHLNISDGRTIASNLFEHLKQLKGAILEHLPSEIQSAYTERDADLPVSLSYLASKGNARFMEELLKRGYNPNDTNYNGRTPLHIASAYGFMDCVQLLLDYGADPNTRDEEGITALHLAVSEGKEETVKLLLDNGADMTLPDVNDQTPIDLAEQQSHKRILTLLPNTQKLFECNHVRGPFVKSPSNKVLIKEQIGLRVQNLNQIQKSTTFPLVSNHAIPLPAINSFQNKHIEKLDDFHHSLFGMFAREMSMISATKDPNFNSSSNSLHPRSVAGSPKRVTIHLSHPSTQKSDILRRKLIALPPSLEELLQVAGQTFGYRAAIVLSQDGAEIDDINVIRDNEHLYFC